From one Peptoniphilaceae bacterium AMB_02 genomic stretch:
- a CDS encoding GHKL domain-containing protein, translated as MEFEEIMMDFLLYLFNETIKCVAIVLFFEYFFERKNKNITLIISTVIIIISQTMVSSLNIDLMMNHILITQAFFLIGLINYKQMDIKKFAFIFFFIALTVLIWLVIYQLSLKHIENYQDYYILPIIINCIVLLLAILMIMSFKPIKFKDVNKKYSLYFVVFIMVTIIYSTSSELFLKNINFQLPIIINMMMIVSSFIFAYRSIYEQALKKKYEMERNELQFKIEAKKEYYSIAEKQNREINRIRHDFKNMLIDIKDSEPEVKDRLIGKIIRDLESESIKLFTENKSINYLLNQKLDYLDIDSSNLNIYCDIPQEIPMNKGDLTVIIGNLLDNAIEANMSLKKDNRFLDIMIRKEGHVLQCRMINSYKYKNVELTTNKKDRSKHGFGIESVKSIVDSYEGYIEFSQDEFFKVKLSLPVYL; from the coding sequence ATGGAGTTTGAAGAAATTATGATGGACTTTTTGTTGTATCTATTTAATGAAACTATAAAATGCGTAGCCATTGTATTATTTTTTGAGTATTTCTTCGAAAGAAAAAATAAAAATATCACGCTCATAATATCGACCGTAATTATAATAATTTCCCAAACAATGGTCAGTAGTTTAAATATTGATTTGATGATGAATCATATTTTAATTACTCAGGCATTTTTCTTAATCGGACTAATTAACTACAAGCAAATGGATATAAAAAAATTTGCTTTCATTTTCTTTTTCATAGCTTTAACAGTTTTGATTTGGTTAGTAATCTATCAATTATCATTAAAACACATTGAAAATTATCAAGATTATTATATTCTGCCGATAATAATAAATTGTATTGTATTATTGTTAGCAATTTTAATGATTATGAGTTTTAAGCCGATTAAATTCAAAGATGTTAATAAAAAATATAGTCTATATTTTGTGGTATTTATTATGGTGACAATTATTTACTCAACTTCCAGTGAATTATTTTTAAAAAATATAAATTTTCAATTGCCAATTATTATAAATATGATGATGATAGTAAGTTCATTTATTTTTGCTTATAGGTCTATTTATGAACAAGCACTTAAAAAAAAGTATGAAATGGAAAGGAATGAACTTCAATTTAAAATTGAAGCAAAAAAAGAATATTATTCTATCGCTGAAAAACAAAATAGAGAAATCAATAGAATTAGGCATGATTTTAAAAATATGCTAATTGATATTAAGGATTCTGAACCTGAAGTTAAAGATAGATTAATTGGAAAAATAATAAGAGATTTAGAATCAGAAAGCATAAAGCTTTTCACAGAAAACAAATCAATAAATTACCTTTTAAATCAAAAGCTAGACTATTTAGACATCGATTCTAGTAATTTAAATATTTATTGCGACATACCACAAGAAATCCCAATGAACAAGGGAGATTTAACCGTTATAATTGGTAATCTTCTAGACAATGCGATTGAAGCTAATATGAGTTTAAAAAAGGATAACAGATTTTTAGATATAATGATTCGAAAAGAAGGACATGTACTTCAATGTAGAATGATAAATTCATATAAGTACAAAAATGTTGAATTAACAACAAATAAAAAAGACAGAAGCAAACACGGTTTTGGAATCGAAAGCGTTAAAAGTATTGTTGATTCTTACGAAGGATATATAGAATTTAGTCAAGACGAATTTTTTAAAGTCAAATTATCACTTCCAGTTTATTTATGA
- a CDS encoding LytTR family DNA-binding domain-containing protein: protein MISVAILDDDVKIIEELQEIIENHFRTRFKIKTYKSCLELDIARDKEEFDIYFIDIEIGAENGVDYAVKIRETNEIAEIIFITSHEKYAVSGYDARPMAYLLKPIDNKKLKTVLNEIIKDRASGKSLLEITVANKKQIIKIDHILSIKRTGRTCSITTRTDEFEVYDSLKNLRSRLDNQLIRVSESSYINPLYLTQTDEIHGQIVARMINGESIPFSRSGYRDFKFALSKWSLKKL, encoded by the coding sequence ATGATTAGTGTAGCAATTTTAGATGATGACGTAAAAATAATTGAGGAGCTTCAAGAAATTATTGAGAATCATTTTAGAACCCGTTTTAAAATTAAAACATATAAGTCCTGCTTAGAATTAGATATTGCTAGAGATAAAGAAGAATTTGATATTTACTTCATAGACATAGAAATAGGTGCAGAAAATGGAGTAGACTATGCTGTAAAGATTAGAGAAACTAACGAAATTGCAGAAATTATATTCATTACATCGCATGAAAAGTATGCAGTATCTGGATATGATGCAAGGCCTATGGCCTATTTACTAAAACCTATAGATAATAAAAAGCTAAAGACTGTCCTAAATGAAATTATTAAAGATAGAGCTTCTGGAAAATCACTACTCGAAATAACTGTAGCTAATAAAAAACAAATTATAAAAATCGATCATATTCTATCAATAAAAAGGACAGGTCGGACATGCAGTATTACGACTAGGACTGATGAGTTTGAAGTTTATGATTCATTAAAAAATTTGAGAAGTAGATTAGATAATCAGCTCATTAGAGTAAGTGAATCCTCGTATATAAACCCTTTATATCTTACCCAAACAGATGAAATACACGGTCAAATTGTAGCGAGAATGATTAATGGAGAAAGTATCCCTTTTAGTAGAAGCGGATATCGAGACTTTAAATTTGCACTTTCAAAATGGAGTTTGAAGAAATTATGA
- a CDS encoding MFS transporter, giving the protein MGKLNKKEWSWILYDCGNSAYSMAITTALLPVYFGMFKRGQSMDLGYFNSLASIIVAVLSPILGTIADYRGYKKKFFTVFFMLGIVATGSLALVPYGVWQLLVFLYVLSAIGFSGANIFYDAFLVDVTTEDKMDRVSTSGFAYGYIASVIPFGISLAVVYLMGMDRFIGYQIGFVVTALWWALFTVPMLKNVNQIYGVDIEPKPVVNSFKRLIDTLSNIRKHKVVFTFLIAYFLYIDGVDTIIRMVVPYSETVLGGDSLSMFLLLGILLIIQIIAFPAALIYGKLSNKYGTRFMIIVGIITYIIGVIFAYFISSVTHIFILGAMVGSAQGGIQALSRSYFAKIIPKENANEFFGFYNIFGKFAAIFGPLIMALITDITGVARYSILGILPLFLLGLFIILRLPKLD; this is encoded by the coding sequence ATGGGTAAATTGAACAAGAAAGAGTGGAGTTGGATACTCTACGACTGTGGTAACTCGGCGTATTCCATGGCTATCACTACCGCATTATTACCTGTTTACTTTGGGATGTTTAAAAGGGGACAGAGTATGGATTTGGGTTATTTTAACTCACTTGCCAGTATAATTGTTGCGGTTCTGAGTCCAATACTTGGGACAATAGCAGACTATAGGGGATATAAGAAGAAGTTCTTTACTGTCTTCTTCATGCTCGGAATTGTGGCAACGGGATCATTAGCACTAGTACCTTATGGTGTTTGGCAATTATTAGTATTTTTATACGTACTTTCAGCTATTGGTTTTTCCGGAGCAAATATTTTTTACGATGCTTTTTTAGTCGATGTTACTACTGAAGACAAGATGGACAGAGTATCGACAAGTGGTTTTGCATATGGTTATATTGCCAGTGTAATTCCTTTTGGGATATCACTTGCAGTTGTTTACTTAATGGGAATGGATAGATTTATAGGTTATCAGATAGGCTTTGTTGTAACTGCACTTTGGTGGGCATTATTTACAGTACCTATGCTAAAAAATGTAAATCAAATCTATGGGGTAGACATAGAACCGAAACCTGTAGTAAACAGTTTTAAAAGATTAATTGATACACTTTCAAATATTAGAAAGCATAAAGTTGTCTTTACATTTCTAATTGCATACTTCTTATACATAGATGGGGTAGATACGATTATCAGAATGGTAGTACCTTATTCTGAAACCGTACTAGGTGGAGACAGCTTAAGTATGTTCCTATTACTGGGTATACTTTTGATTATCCAAATTATTGCTTTCCCGGCAGCACTTATCTATGGAAAACTAAGTAATAAATATGGAACCAGATTTATGATAATAGTGGGAATTATAACCTATATTATCGGTGTAATTTTTGCATATTTTATAAGTTCCGTAACCCATATCTTTATATTGGGAGCTATGGTAGGATCTGCTCAAGGCGGTATCCAGGCATTATCAAGATCATACTTTGCAAAGATCATACCTAAAGAAAACGCAAATGAGTTCTTCGGATTCTACAATATATTTGGAAAATTTGCAGCTATCTTCGGACCACTTATAATGGCCTTGATAACAGACATTACAGGAGTAGCTAGATATTCCATCTTAGGAATCCTTCCATTATTCTTACTTGGACTATTTATAATATTGAGACTTCCGAAATTGGATTAG
- a CDS encoding tryptophanase, giving the protein MSYKYVPEPFRIKMVETIKMLTKEERIEKAKEANYNMFNLRGEDVYIDLLTDSGTNAMSSKQWAGVMEGDEAYAGAKSYYKLVDAGKDIFGYEFIQPVHQGRAAEKVLFPLMMGPGKVAISNMFFDTTRAHVEIAGARAIDCVVAEAKDPSKRAPFKGNMDVEKLERLINEHGPENVALIVMTITNNSAGGQPVSIQNLREVYEVSRKYNIPLDIDAARFAENAYFIKQREEGYADKSIKEIVREMFSYGDSFTMSAKKDAIVNMGGLIGIKDNAELYQKVKGNTISFEGFVTYGGLSGRDLEALSIGLYEGIDEDYLKYRIGQMEYFAAKLDEAGIAYQSPVGGHGLFIDAAALLPHLKYNDFPGHALAVQLYIEAGIRTCDIGSYMLGNDPDTGEQLESEFEFTRFAIPRRVYTQAHIDIMVDALIKIKENAKDVPGYKITWEPPILRHFQAHLEPKK; this is encoded by the coding sequence ATGAGTTACAAATATGTACCGGAACCATTCAGAATTAAAATGGTAGAAACAATCAAGATGCTTACAAAAGAAGAGAGAATTGAAAAAGCTAAGGAAGCTAATTACAATATGTTTAACCTTAGAGGCGAAGATGTATACATTGACTTATTGACAGATAGTGGAACAAACGCAATGTCTTCAAAACAATGGGCAGGCGTTATGGAAGGTGACGAAGCTTACGCTGGAGCAAAATCATACTATAAATTAGTCGATGCCGGTAAAGATATTTTCGGTTACGAATTTATTCAACCTGTACATCAAGGAAGAGCTGCTGAAAAAGTTCTATTCCCTCTTATGATGGGTCCGGGTAAAGTTGCTATTTCAAATATGTTCTTCGATACAACCAGAGCACATGTTGAAATCGCTGGTGCAAGAGCAATTGACTGTGTTGTTGCTGAAGCTAAAGATCCTAGCAAGAGAGCTCCTTTCAAAGGAAATATGGACGTTGAAAAACTTGAAAGATTAATCAACGAGCATGGTCCGGAAAATGTAGCATTAATCGTAATGACTATTACAAATAACTCTGCAGGTGGACAACCTGTTTCTATACAAAACCTTAGAGAAGTATACGAAGTTAGTAGAAAATACAATATTCCACTAGACATCGATGCTGCAAGATTTGCTGAAAATGCTTACTTTATCAAGCAAAGAGAAGAAGGATATGCTGATAAGAGCATAAAAGAAATCGTAAGAGAAATGTTCAGCTATGGTGACTCATTTACAATGTCAGCTAAAAAAGATGCTATTGTAAACATGGGTGGATTAATCGGTATTAAAGACAATGCAGAACTTTACCAAAAAGTTAAAGGAAATACCATTTCATTTGAAGGTTTCGTAACTTATGGTGGACTTTCAGGAAGAGATCTTGAAGCATTATCAATTGGTCTTTACGAAGGTATTGACGAAGATTATTTAAAATACAGAATTGGTCAAATGGAGTACTTTGCAGCTAAACTAGATGAAGCAGGTATAGCTTATCAATCACCTGTTGGTGGACATGGTCTATTTATAGATGCAGCAGCTCTACTTCCTCATCTAAAATACAATGATTTCCCGGGACATGCACTTGCAGTTCAATTATATATTGAAGCTGGAATCAGAACTTGTGACATCGGTTCATACATGCTTGGTAATGACCCTGACACAGGTGAGCAATTAGAGTCTGAATTTGAATTTACAAGATTTGCAATACCAAGAAGAGTTTATACACAAGCTCATATCGACATAATGGTAGATGCACTAATCAAGATAAAAGAAAATGCAAAAGACGTTCCTGGATACAAAATCACTTGGGAACCACCGATTTTAAGACACTTCCAAGCTCACTTAGAACCTAAAAAATAA